One Halodesulfovibrio sp. genomic window carries:
- a CDS encoding AAA domain-containing protein, translating into MQPTLEQITRYFRTSLDEELISFGSYQDSRAVLLNAEELQQGRITSKEVLRLSPKKYKHLKNFQIVIAPMCFQRLTTQKGTAISPEKIIPLMAPCSFNTESQRLSAIKNQHPWFNRENLLPLANKDAFTLGHVDDARAILAENRQEFHALDWAAYFNYLTEAIQRLCPVDNEGLVTLNGVQYIASHKPVAFRYESNNFITLQIRKAYDRLKEKDTPPLFNKLVSGSEEVRETLKMEDEAANASQFHTAQMSNSFGLGVSQRQTMHHYFACDEDEILAVNGPPGTGKTTLLQSAIASEWVNAIIDSPCGETTPPIIVATSSNNQAVTNVIRDFATILKPESSNILERRWLPGKINSLGTYYLSSSKAGQTSDYLTACHEWNGSYSALEGFFSKLESEKYTAEAYQAILENYEEFTGNQCDSGSRLENLRAIQKDLRNRIISQKDAVGTDVSNWMAGYIAVQKSEELATALANFESNLTACEAMQKDSFTKFTEHEKRHFEHKQIVQDALAANKNEPFWFGLAKFLPFFKSKREVYATEFILRHDLDITSTPKDIKRICDRLIAKLTNLANEKKTAQQILDAANSELQKITAQHVQNEQRLTELSNIINETHACFDKIALSQKFAKDDLYTLLSHADTNNRYTAFLLAVHYYEALWLEQTITDLESTHARKLNATEQLRRISMLTPCIVSTLFMTPKLMSQSGKPIFRGIDLLIFDEAGQASIDKAAIVFALAKKALVVGDVHQIEPVVSLSEDADLGNIERFGLMANDETLDHLTISKSNAMLLAQRATPFQLTINDIPAKERGMHLLEHRRCPKTVINYCKELTYPNLEVLTQERPADSFLYPQLGYANIPSFSEKRNGSRYNTYEAANIAQWLADNRQKILTHYGVSNLAKIIAIVTPFKLQSSEIKQHLKSKLPEADARAIVVGTVHKMQGAEKKIILFSPVYGLNDNALSFVDRKLNMLNVAVSRAKDSFIVFGNMELFNPESSKPSGILAKHLRFESGENALKDFKLIERNLPAVIEHLSSLDDHRRVLKQCFEQAREELTIVSPYITQKALQADMICEAIATTKSRGVPVKIYTDIKCIQQVNNYNQQAVTQITEALRASGATVVFTSRLHNKTIKVDNHTIVEGSFNWLSANRGQYANLEHSILYRGKEIREFVQKIEASLSMLKTQR; encoded by the coding sequence ATGCAGCCGACACTCGAGCAGATTACCCGTTATTTTCGCACGTCCCTTGACGAAGAACTTATTTCCTTTGGTTCATATCAAGACAGCCGCGCCGTGCTGTTAAATGCAGAAGAACTACAACAAGGCAGAATTACATCCAAAGAAGTTCTACGCTTATCCCCTAAAAAGTATAAGCACCTTAAAAATTTTCAAATTGTCATTGCACCTATGTGTTTCCAGAGACTCACTACCCAGAAGGGAACCGCCATTTCTCCAGAAAAAATTATTCCTCTCATGGCACCATGCTCATTTAACACAGAGTCACAACGACTTTCCGCCATTAAAAATCAGCACCCATGGTTCAATCGTGAGAACTTACTTCCCCTTGCGAACAAAGATGCTTTTACTCTGGGACATGTCGATGATGCTCGCGCAATCCTTGCTGAAAACAGGCAAGAATTCCATGCTCTTGATTGGGCAGCCTATTTTAATTATCTGACAGAAGCCATTCAAAGACTATGTCCTGTCGACAATGAAGGTTTAGTCACGCTCAACGGAGTCCAGTACATTGCTTCCCATAAACCGGTCGCATTCCGATATGAGAGCAACAACTTCATCACACTGCAGATACGGAAAGCTTACGACAGGCTCAAGGAAAAGGATACGCCCCCTCTGTTTAACAAGCTGGTTTCAGGTTCAGAAGAAGTCAGAGAGACACTCAAAATGGAAGATGAAGCAGCAAATGCATCTCAATTCCATACTGCTCAAATGAGTAACAGCTTCGGGCTAGGTGTTTCCCAACGGCAAACAATGCACCATTACTTTGCATGCGATGAAGACGAAATCCTTGCTGTCAACGGCCCTCCCGGGACAGGAAAAACAACTCTACTCCAAAGCGCCATTGCTTCAGAATGGGTCAATGCTATTATTGATAGTCCATGTGGCGAAACGACTCCTCCTATAATCGTTGCGACGTCATCTAATAATCAGGCAGTAACAAACGTTATTCGAGATTTCGCAACCATTCTTAAACCTGAAAGCTCCAACATTCTCGAACGTCGTTGGCTTCCTGGTAAAATAAATAGTCTGGGTACGTACTACCTATCTTCATCAAAAGCTGGACAGACCAGTGACTACCTTACGGCCTGTCATGAATGGAATGGCTCTTATAGTGCCCTTGAAGGCTTCTTTTCCAAATTGGAATCTGAGAAATATACCGCAGAAGCATATCAAGCTATTCTTGAAAACTATGAAGAGTTCACAGGCAATCAATGCGATTCCGGCTCACGTCTTGAAAATTTACGTGCCATTCAAAAAGATTTACGGAATCGCATTATTTCTCAGAAGGATGCTGTAGGCACTGACGTATCCAATTGGATGGCTGGATATATCGCGGTACAGAAAAGTGAGGAACTAGCCACTGCTCTTGCAAATTTTGAATCGAATCTAACTGCATGTGAAGCAATGCAGAAGGATTCGTTTACTAAATTCACCGAGCATGAAAAAAGACATTTTGAACACAAGCAAATTGTTCAAGATGCTTTAGCTGCAAACAAAAATGAACCATTCTGGTTCGGGTTAGCGAAATTCTTACCGTTTTTCAAAAGTAAACGTGAAGTATATGCCACTGAGTTTATCCTTCGCCATGACTTAGACATCACTTCTACTCCCAAGGACATTAAACGCATCTGCGATCGGTTGATAGCTAAACTCACAAATCTTGCAAACGAAAAAAAAACTGCTCAACAGATTTTAGATGCTGCCAATAGTGAGTTACAGAAAATAACGGCACAGCATGTCCAAAATGAACAGCGCTTAACCGAGTTGAGCAATATCATCAACGAAACACATGCCTGTTTTGATAAGATTGCTTTGTCACAAAAGTTTGCAAAGGATGACTTGTACACCCTTCTCTCTCATGCTGACACAAACAATCGATATACAGCTTTCCTGCTTGCTGTTCATTATTACGAGGCACTTTGGCTGGAGCAAACAATTACTGACCTTGAAAGTACACATGCTCGCAAACTGAATGCCACAGAACAATTACGCCGTATTTCAATGCTCACACCTTGCATCGTTTCCACCTTGTTTATGACACCGAAGCTCATGTCACAGAGTGGCAAACCTATCTTCAGGGGCATTGACCTTCTTATCTTCGATGAAGCCGGCCAGGCTTCTATCGACAAAGCAGCCATCGTTTTTGCGCTGGCAAAAAAAGCATTAGTTGTTGGCGATGTACATCAAATTGAGCCTGTCGTCTCTCTTTCAGAAGATGCTGATCTTGGCAATATTGAACGCTTTGGACTAATGGCGAATGACGAAACGCTTGATCATCTCACCATCTCTAAAAGCAATGCAATGCTGCTAGCACAACGGGCAACCCCGTTCCAATTAACAATTAATGACATTCCTGCCAAAGAAAGGGGGATGCACCTTTTAGAGCATCGTCGCTGTCCAAAAACAGTCATCAATTACTGCAAAGAATTAACATACCCGAATTTGGAAGTACTTACTCAAGAGCGCCCTGCTGACTCTTTTTTGTATCCTCAATTAGGTTACGCGAACATTCCATCTTTCAGTGAAAAACGAAATGGGAGTCGCTACAATACATATGAAGCAGCAAACATCGCACAATGGCTTGCAGATAACCGACAGAAGATTCTTACTCATTACGGTGTTTCAAATCTTGCAAAGATTATTGCCATCGTAACTCCATTTAAGCTTCAGTCATCTGAGATCAAGCAACACCTCAAGAGCAAACTGCCTGAAGCCGACGCACGAGCTATCGTCGTAGGAACTGTCCATAAAATGCAAGGTGCAGAAAAGAAGATTATCCTATTCTCTCCTGTTTACGGGTTGAACGACAATGCCCTCTCGTTTGTGGACCGGAAGCTTAACATGCTCAATGTTGCAGTTTCACGCGCAAAAGATTCATTTATTGTTTTCGGTAACATGGAACTATTCAATCCGGAATCATCCAAGCCTTCAGGCATTCTTGCCAAACACCTCCGCTTCGAGTCCGGAGAAAACGCACTAAAAGATTTCAAATTGATTGAACGTAATCTGCCGGCAGTTATTGAACACCTCAGCTCACTGGATGATCACCGACGAGTGCTAAAGCAATGCTTCGAGCAAGCTCGCGAAGAGCTGACCATTGTATCACCATACATCACACAAAAGGCTCTTCAGGCAGATATGATTTGTGAAGCTATAGCCACTACAAAATCTCGTGGCGTTCCGGTTAAAATTTATACCGACATCAAATGCATTCAGCAGGTGAACAACTACAATCAACAAGCTGTCACACAGATAACTGAGGCATTACGAGCAAGTGGCGCTACCGTCGTATTCACTTCTAGACTGCACAACAAAACCATCAAGGTGGATAACCACACTATTGTGGAAGGCTCCTTCAACTGGCTTTCGGCCAACAGAGGACAATATGCAAACCTTGAACATTCAATTTTGTACCGAGGAAAAGAAATTCGAGAGTTCGTTCAGAAGATTGAGGCGAGTTTATCCATGCTCAAGACACAGCGATAA
- a CDS encoding potassium channel family protein yields the protein MKARVDFALLSFSELIMNFAVLYSILPAAAWHELKSALGVLYSLYYSVVTITTLGYGDIIPISSFPKIISMYEVIAGIVLIVFSLAVYMTYAGYLISQRGSVQESTSQKKISE from the coding sequence TTGAAGGCTCGTGTAGATTTTGCATTACTTAGTTTTTCTGAGTTAATAATGAACTTCGCAGTGTTATATTCAATACTTCCAGCAGCAGCTTGGCATGAATTAAAATCTGCTCTTGGAGTTCTATATTCTCTTTATTATAGTGTGGTAACAATAACTACTCTTGGATATGGTGATATTATTCCTATCTCGTCATTTCCCAAAATTATTTCAATGTATGAAGTAATTGCAGGTATTGTTCTGATCGTTTTCAGTTTAGCTGTGTATATGACGTATGCTGGTTATCTGATTTCACAGAGAGGATCTGTGCAGGAAAGTACAAGTCAAAAAAAGATCTCTGAATAG